TCAGACCCGGCGCATGCCGATGTACTTGGTGCATCCGTATCAGGGCGGGCTGCCGAAGCGCACCCAAGTGCTGGCGGACTACTTGATCGACTGGTTCAAGCGCAGCGGTGAGGCCCTGGATCGGCTTCAGCGGTAACGTCGGGCGATCAGATGATCGATCGACATTTTTCCCGGGCCGGTGGTCATCAGGTACAGCAACACTGCCGCCCAGGTTCCGTGGGTCGGGTAGGCGTCGGGGTACACGAACAGTTCGATGACCAGCGTCATGCCCAGCAATGCCAGCGCTGAAAACCTTGTGGCGAAGCCGACGAGGATCAAGACCGGAAAAAAGTGCTCGGCGAACGCCGCCATGTGCGCGGCGATTTCCGGTGACAGCAGCGGCACGTGGTATTCGCTCTGGAACAGCGGAATCGTCGAGTCCGCCAGATGTGGCCAGCCAATCTGGAATGTGCCGTCGATCAGGTCGATGGCCAGGCCCTCGACCTTGGTCTGCCCGGATTTCCAGAACACCGCCGCGATGGAAAAACGCGCGATGAAGGCAATCAGGCTGTGCGGGATTTTTTCCAGCAGCGCGATGGCGCGGGCAATGGGGTTGTTCATGGCGAAACCTTGTGATGTAAGTGAGTGATGGCCTGGCGACTGATCAACAAGGCCAGGGTCTGGCTGAGATCGAAGGCTTCGGCGGATTCCAGCGCCTCGGTCAGCGGCAGGCCGGCCTTTAGCTGGCCGATGAACTGGCTGGCGCCGGGATCCACGGCGAACACCTCGACTTCCAGTCCGTTGCGCAGGACCAGCGCCTGTTGGGCCTGATTCAGATCGATGCCGGCCAACGTGGCGTCTTGCTGGTGCGCGGCCCAGATATCCACTACGGCAAAGGCTGAATCGAGCACGTGCAGCGAAGGATGCAGGCCGATTTGCAAGCGACTCAGGCCTTCCTGATCCGCGAAGGCCGCAGCGATCTGATCCTGGCTGAGCGGCGCGATATCGGCGGCGTGATAGGCCTGGGTTCGAAGGCGTTCCAGTCGCGCGACATCGGCCAGATAAGGAATGCTCGACGCCGGCTCGAATCCGTTGATGAAGTCCGCCAGTTCACTGCCGTAGTCGCTCATCAGCGGGCTTCGTGGTGGGTGGTTTTTAATGAAAACGCTGGCCATGGCGCGGAAGAATTCCTCTCCCACCAACTGCCTCACTACGGGATAACTGTCGGCCAGTGCATTGCTCAACGAGCCTTGCACGTTGTTGCGGTACACCGCGAATCGACTGGCTGGATCGGCCCCGTTGGCGCTGCACAATCCGTCGGGGCAGGGCAGGCCGACATCGAGCAGTGCGGCGCTGAACACGGCTTGGGTGCTCATG
This genomic window from Pseudomonas kribbensis contains:
- a CDS encoding DoxX family protein yields the protein MNNPIARAIALLEKIPHSLIAFIARFSIAAVFWKSGQTKVEGLAIDLIDGTFQIGWPHLADSTIPLFQSEYHVPLLSPEIAAHMAAFAEHFFPVLILVGFATRFSALALLGMTLVIELFVYPDAYPTHGTWAAVLLYLMTTGPGKMSIDHLIARRYR
- a CDS encoding DNA-binding domain-containing protein, yielding MSTQAVFSAALLDVGLPCPDGLCSANGADPASRFAVYRNNVQGSLSNALADSYPVVRQLVGEEFFRAMASVFIKNHPPRSPLMSDYGSELADFINGFEPASSIPYLADVARLERLRTQAYHAADIAPLSQDQIAAAFADQEGLSRLQIGLHPSLHVLDSAFAVVDIWAAHQQDATLAGIDLNQAQQALVLRNGLEVEVFAVDPGASQFIGQLKAGLPLTEALESAEAFDLSQTLALLISRQAITHLHHKVSP